Proteins co-encoded in one Jeotgalibacillus malaysiensis genomic window:
- a CDS encoding ribonucleotide-diphosphate reductase subunit beta, with amino-acid sequence MMTQTLKKMKLLNPEHPNKSTGIINGENSGLLNWNDIAYPQMYDLYQTLLSNFWKAQEINMQDDIKQWDQLSETEKDIFLRINTQLASLDSLQTPTMNQVMDYVTDSSFKAIFAVISQQEAVHNESYSYILSSLVPLSEQNERFNQAKSDPIVRKRNEYILEAYEAFREELTPQNLFKLAVNSINLEGIYFYAGFAFFYHLARNQKMLKTSTMISYIQRDEMQHAYFMSQFIRILLAENPELNTAENIDYIYQSIGRAVELEKEWSREILAEIDGIDLEEFEQYVEYLANKRLRQLGLENSFEEISNPMPWIQVFSDEMMNETKSDFFEQKSRTYTKVSSSNGFDEL; translated from the coding sequence ATGATGACACAGACACTGAAAAAAATGAAGCTGTTAAACCCGGAGCATCCGAATAAATCCACAGGTATTATTAACGGTGAGAACTCAGGACTTTTAAACTGGAACGATATTGCGTACCCGCAAATGTATGATCTGTATCAGACGCTGCTCTCAAACTTCTGGAAGGCGCAGGAGATTAATATGCAGGATGATATTAAGCAGTGGGATCAGCTGAGCGAGACGGAAAAGGATATCTTCCTGCGCATCAACACGCAGCTTGCGTCACTTGACAGTCTGCAGACACCGACGATGAACCAGGTGATGGATTACGTGACGGACTCAAGCTTTAAAGCGATTTTCGCTGTCATCTCGCAGCAGGAAGCCGTTCACAATGAGTCATACTCTTATATTTTGAGTTCTCTAGTTCCTTTGAGTGAGCAGAATGAACGTTTTAACCAGGCGAAGTCAGATCCGATTGTAAGAAAACGTAATGAATATATTTTAGAAGCGTATGAAGCGTTCAGAGAGGAACTGACGCCACAGAATCTATTTAAACTTGCGGTGAACTCTATTAATCTTGAAGGCATTTATTTCTATGCAGGGTTCGCATTCTTCTATCATCTCGCACGTAATCAGAAGATGCTGAAGACGAGTACAATGATCAGCTATATCCAGCGTGATGAAATGCAGCATGCTTATTTTATGTCACAGTTTATCAGAATTCTGTTAGCTGAAAATCCTGAGCTGAACACGGCTGAAAACATAGATTATATTTATCAGTCTATCGGGAGAGCGGTTGAGCTTGAGAAGGAATGGTCCCGTGAGATTTTAGCTGAGATTGATGGCATTGACTTAGAGGAGTTTGAGCAGTACGTGGAGTATCTGGCAAATAAACGTCTGAGACAGCTCGGGCTTGAGAATTCATTTGAAGAAATCAGTAACCCGATGCCGTGGATTCAGGTGTTCAGTGATGAAATGATGAATGAAACGAAGTCGGATTTCTTTGAGCAGAAGTCCAGAACGTATACAAAGGTGTCGTCTTCAAACGGATTTGATGAACTGTGA